In Toxotes jaculatrix isolate fToxJac2 chromosome 11, fToxJac2.pri, whole genome shotgun sequence, a single genomic region encodes these proteins:
- the LOC121189930 gene encoding SPARC-like protein 1: MTLSLTFALFLLCSLHTGTAMAGRAQRRQRQAEESLRPYIGRVEPEKLCELLKCHSPVGSWCQVVQENGVLIPKCVCPRSCPRQRAPVCSVLGKTYGNECLLHKEACRRRRRTGLAHTGPCLVPKAKCTEEELGQFPYRLLDWFLLLSRMGESYAPGAPPQSCLSHTQRTQLAQQRFILLDKNKDGKLSHRDLRKLRYKRMPLEHCATPFFQSCDRNRNRKVTLQEWTTCLVDRAEAWFYSFMSVRMGSRKLCPKIKENNF; this comes from the exons ATGACCCTGAGCTTGacctttgctttgtttctgctctgcagTCTTCACACTGGTACGGCCATG gcAGGCAGAGCTCagcggagacagagacaagctgAGGAGAGCCTGAGACCATATATTGGCAGAGTGGAGCCAG AAAAGCTCTGTGAGTTGCTGAAATGCCACAGTCCAGTGGGATCTTGGTGCCAGGTAGTTCAAGAAAATGGAGTCTTGATCCCCAAGTGTGTTTGTCCTCGGTCCTGTCCACG GCAGAGGGCACCAGTGTGCAGTGTTCTGGGAAAAACCTATGGGAATGAGTGTTTGCTGCATAAAGAAGCCTGCAGAAGGAGACGCCGCACTGGACTGGCTCACACAGGACCATGTCTGG TCCCCAAGGCTAAATGCACTGAGGAGGAATTAGGGCAGTTTCCGTATCGTCTCCTGGACTGGTTTCTGCTTCTGAGTCGCATGGGGGAGTCCTACGCACCTGGTGCCCCGCCCCAGAGCTGCCTCAGCCACACCCAGAGGACACAACTAGCACAG CAAAGATTTATCCTACTGGACAAGAACAAAGATGGCAAGCTGAGCCACAGGGACCTGAGGAAGCTGCGCTACAAAAGGATGCCACTGGAGCACTGTGCTACACCATTCTTTCA gtCATGTGACCGTAACAGGAACAGGAAGGTGACCCTGCAAGAATGGACGACCTGTCTGGTGGATCGCGCTGAGGCCTGGTTCTACAGTTTCATGT CAGTGAGAATGGGCTCCCGCAAACTGTGTCCTAAAATCAAAGAGAACAACTTTTGA